In Anaerolineae bacterium, one genomic interval encodes:
- a CDS encoding adenylate kinase gives MKIDIVVLFGAPGSGKGTQAEQICEQFELKHIATGDLFRENLKNETELGKLAQTYMNKGELVPDDVTAAMLKDRLQKPDTKGGIILDGFPRTLPQAEALQGIVDDLGRGVNGVLYIKVSDEELVSRLAGRWICRNCQTPFHTKFKPPAKEGVCDVCGGELYQRDDDKPETVRARLKTFHNQTAPLIDYYREAGLLIEVDGEGEVSAVAERVIAAMKKMAG, from the coding sequence ATGAAGATTGACATTGTAGTATTATTTGGCGCGCCTGGCTCCGGCAAGGGCACGCAAGCCGAACAGATTTGTGAGCAGTTTGAGCTTAAACATATTGCCACCGGCGACCTGTTCCGCGAGAATTTAAAGAACGAAACCGAGTTGGGCAAGTTGGCCCAAACTTACATGAACAAGGGCGAGTTGGTGCCGGATGATGTGACCGCGGCCATGCTCAAAGATCGGCTGCAAAAGCCCGATACCAAAGGAGGGATCATTTTGGATGGTTTCCCTCGCACCCTGCCTCAAGCTGAAGCTTTGCAGGGAATTGTTGATGATTTAGGCCGGGGTGTGAATGGCGTTTTGTATATCAAAGTGTCAGACGAGGAATTGGTGAGTCGCCTGGCAGGGCGCTGGATTTGTCGCAATTGCCAAACGCCCTTCCACACCAAATTCAAGCCGCCGGCCAAAGAGGGCGTTTGCGATGTTTGCGGCGGCGAACTCTACCAGCGCGACGATGACAAACCCGAAACCGTGCGGGCGCGGCTTAAAACATTCCACAACCAAACCGCCCCGTTAATTGATTATTATCGTGAAGCCGGTCTACTGATCGAGGTGGACGGGGAAGGTGAGGTATCGGCGGTGGCGGAGCGGGTTATAGCGGCCATGAAGAAGATGGCCGGATAG
- a CDS encoding ABC transporter substrate-binding protein, whose translation MPSPKHFLQTVSFILVLFLLAAQCHSPPPPPLPATPTGPVVRIALLSPASGEMATFGRFMRNGVIMAFDKWNEQGGALDHQIEWTNYDTHCRFEPARQAAQQAIVEGHQLIIGPLCSTAAIAAATAVESEQALMISPTATHPLVTVDGRGQTRPMVFRISYVWPWQARAAAQFARDNLKANQAALLFPAGDDYAVALAETFSQQFAAHGGKIVYQGRYTPGHTDLAGVLTAIGQSQAEIIYLPADAALVNQVAGQLKESGLAEAPTKIPTALTLLGSDSWESPELDLSVAAGSYFTAHFAAAENRPLVKTWTNAYKATYAIEPDTLAALGYDAANVLITAIEQAGTFEPAAIAQALEQGKFTGVTGQMSFDAQHNPLKPAPILYIDRQSLVFFTSIVPRQE comes from the coding sequence ATGCCTTCACCCAAACATTTTCTGCAAACGGTATCTTTTATCCTGGTGCTGTTTTTGTTGGCCGCTCAATGCCACTCTCCACCCCCACCGCCTTTACCGGCCACGCCCACCGGCCCGGTGGTCCGCATCGCCCTGCTCTCTCCCGCCAGCGGCGAAATGGCCACCTTTGGCCGGTTCATGCGCAACGGCGTGATCATGGCCTTTGACAAATGGAATGAGCAGGGCGGCGCGCTGGACCATCAAATTGAATGGACCAATTACGATACCCACTGCCGGTTTGAACCGGCCCGCCAGGCGGCCCAACAGGCCATCGTCGAAGGACATCAGTTGATCATCGGCCCGCTTTGCTCCACAGCCGCCATTGCCGCAGCCACGGCAGTTGAATCAGAGCAAGCGTTGATGATTTCACCCACTGCCACTCATCCCCTGGTTACGGTTGACGGCCGGGGCCAAACGCGACCCATGGTTTTTAGGATCAGCTATGTGTGGCCGTGGCAAGCCCGGGCGGCGGCTCAATTTGCCCGCGATAATTTAAAGGCCAATCAGGCTGCGCTGCTTTTCCCGGCCGGCGACGATTACGCCGTTGCCCTGGCCGAAACTTTTAGCCAACAATTCGCCGCCCACGGCGGCAAAATTGTCTATCAGGGCCGTTATACCCCCGGCCATACCGATTTAGCCGGCGTTCTCACGGCCATTGGTCAGAGCCAAGCTGAGATCATCTATTTACCGGCTGATGCCGCTCTGGTCAATCAGGTAGCCGGTCAACTCAAAGAATCGGGCCTGGCGGAAGCCCCAACCAAAATTCCAACAGCCTTAACCTTGTTGGGCAGCGATAGCTGGGAATCTCCCGAACTTGACCTGTCGGTGGCTGCAGGTAGCTATTTTACCGCTCATTTTGCAGCGGCTGAGAACCGTCCCCTGGTAAAAACCTGGACCAATGCCTATAAAGCTACCTATGCCATTGAGCCAGATACCCTGGCCGCCCTCGGCTACGATGCGGCCAATGTGCTGATTACGGCTATTGAACAAGCCGGCACATTTGAGCCTGCCGCCATAGCTCAGGCTTTGGAACAAGGTAAGTTTACCGGGGTAACGGGCCAAATGAGTTTTGACGCTCAACATAATCCCCTCAAGCCGGCCCCCATTCTTTACATTGATCGGCAAAGTCTTGTTTTTTTTACATCCATTGTACCCCGGCAAGAGTGA
- a CDS encoding formylglycine-generating enzyme family protein, which produces MKKFLFVITLLLAIVLLAACGPPEQAGGGEAAGGGEQVTGDTPTPVILATPTSKPAPPTPTPRPTPTPAPTEPPAEEGTTEAEGEAEVTEPEPAASGPLFEDMILIPAGPFTMGQDGSKPKNGPAHEVDVPAFEIDRFEVTNDEFAQFAEQTGYVTYAEQGNSRNWRDVVEGKGNHPVVYVTWDDAVAYCEWAGKRLPTEAEWEKAARGEDGRTYPWGNDFVADNGNFKEGGIRGTTAVGSFPAGASPYGVEDMAGNVREWVQDYFLAYPGAAPDADRFFGEENRVNRGGGWFDGEEGELVTTYNRNAGPPGSSANDDIGFRCTRDAQ; this is translated from the coding sequence ATGAAAAAGTTTCTTTTTGTGATCACTCTGCTTTTGGCTATAGTTTTGCTTGCCGCATGCGGCCCGCCTGAACAGGCCGGCGGCGGCGAAGCAGCCGGCGGCGGCGAACAGGTAACAGGCGACACACCCACCCCCGTTATCTTGGCTACGCCGACTTCCAAACCGGCCCCACCTACCCCCACGCCCAGGCCAACACCAACCCCAGCCCCCACTGAACCGCCGGCGGAAGAGGGGACGACCGAGGCTGAAGGCGAGGCTGAAGTTACCGAACCCGAGCCGGCCGCTTCAGGCCCTCTCTTTGAAGACATGATCCTGATTCCGGCCGGGCCTTTTACCATGGGCCAAGATGGCAGCAAACCTAAAAACGGGCCGGCCCATGAAGTTGATGTGCCGGCCTTTGAAATTGACCGTTTTGAGGTGACAAACGACGAATTTGCTCAATTTGCCGAGCAAACGGGCTACGTCACCTACGCCGAACAGGGCAATAGCAGAAATTGGCGGGATGTTGTTGAAGGCAAAGGCAACCACCCGGTGGTTTATGTAACCTGGGACGATGCCGTGGCTTACTGCGAATGGGCCGGCAAACGCCTGCCCACCGAAGCAGAATGGGAAAAGGCTGCCCGTGGTGAAGATGGCCGGACCTATCCTTGGGGCAACGATTTTGTGGCCGACAATGGTAACTTCAAGGAAGGCGGCATCCGAGGGACTACGGCGGTAGGCAGCTTCCCGGCTGGCGCCAGCCCTTACGGGGTAGAGGATATGGCCGGTAATGTCCGCGAGTGGGTGCAGGACTATTTTCTGGCCTACCCTGGTGCAGCCCCCGATGCCGACCGTTTCTTTGGTGAAGAAAACCGGGTTAACCGGGGCGGCGGCTGGTTTGACGGCGAAGAAGGCGAATTGGTTACAACCTACAACCGCAATGCTGGACCGCCTGGCTCCAGCGCCAACGACGATATCGGTTTCCGCTGCACCCGCGATGCGCAATAA
- a CDS encoding HAD family hydrolase gives MFDLIAFDADDTLWHNEPLYANVEKKLVILLAEYANSETVSQQLYETEMKNLKDYGYGIKSFALSMIETAINLSGGQIQGAEIKQIIKFAREMIANDTQLLEHVKETISLLAKSYPLMIITKGDLLDQEVKLSRSRLGRYFQHLEVVSDKTQQTYTNLLARHNIRPQRFLMVGNSLKSDILPVIALGGHAVYIPYHVTWAHEMVEHHPGEHNGYYELEHMGQLPRLLERVSGNEGALATSSNNKIAANREKS, from the coding sequence ATGTTTGACCTAATTGCCTTTGATGCTGACGATACCCTCTGGCATAACGAACCTTTGTACGCCAATGTTGAAAAAAAACTGGTGATCTTGCTGGCCGAATATGCCAACAGCGAAACGGTTAGCCAGCAGCTCTATGAAACAGAAATGAAAAACCTGAAAGATTATGGCTACGGCATCAAAAGTTTTGCCCTGTCAATGATTGAGACGGCCATCAACCTGTCCGGCGGCCAAATCCAGGGGGCAGAAATTAAACAGATCATCAAGTTTGCCAGGGAGATGATCGCCAATGATACCCAACTTTTGGAGCACGTGAAAGAAACAATCAGCCTGTTGGCCAAATCATATCCCCTTATGATCATTACCAAAGGCGACCTGTTGGATCAAGAGGTCAAACTCTCCCGTTCGCGCCTGGGCCGCTATTTTCAACACCTTGAAGTAGTCAGCGACAAAACCCAGCAAACTTACACCAACCTGTTGGCCCGGCACAATATCAGGCCACAGCGATTTTTGATGGTAGGCAACTCGCTAAAGTCTGACATTCTGCCCGTGATTGCCCTGGGCGGGCATGCGGTGTACATTCCTTATCACGTTACTTGGGCCCACGAAATGGTAGAGCATCATCCCGGTGAGCATAATGGGTATTATGAATTGGAACACATGGGGCAATTGCCCCGGTTACTTGAGAGAGTCAGTGGTAATGAAGGAGCGTTGGCCACCTCGTCCAATAACAAAATTGCTGCGAACCGTGAAAAAAGTTAA
- a CDS encoding transporter substrate-binding domain-containing protein: MKKVKQRLIPKFVLILFIFLLAAQCQPTPTPTGQPLSSPTPTPTPLLIPPIQPGDGSDLIDRLLEEGFVRVGIRVWPGAEFSPPAFRGFSNAVTGGALNGFEVDVAHQIAADLGLELELVEAYPPVLASGQWQGEWDVAIALLTPFDQAPEMVAFSRPYGYMPMGVLIPANENTIQTFNDLANKKVIVLEYSAYQQLLAPAGQTLTVAGQPLLPQIPPNIQPIPVSNLLKAIHQLSEANSQPQAQMDAILGPTPILQEAVKSGLAVKMAPQAQHIGFRPLAIAVVPQDGLKTERLLAEIDKILARLQRQGILSEIYLRWYEQDLSHLPTSSP, translated from the coding sequence GTGAAAAAAGTTAAACAACGGCTTATCCCCAAATTCGTCCTTATCCTCTTCATCTTTCTCCTCGCCGCCCAATGCCAACCAACCCCCACCCCCACCGGCCAACCTCTCTCTTCCCCTACTCCTACTCCCACCCCCCTCCTCATTCCCCCTATCCAGCCGGGCGACGGCTCGGACCTGATTGACCGTTTGCTGGAAGAAGGCTTCGTCCGGGTTGGCATCCGGGTATGGCCGGGGGCGGAATTTTCGCCGCCCGCTTTTCGCGGATTTTCCAATGCCGTTACGGGCGGGGCGCTCAACGGTTTTGAAGTTGATGTGGCTCATCAAATAGCCGCCGATTTGGGCCTGGAACTGGAACTGGTTGAAGCCTACCCCCCTGTCCTGGCCAGCGGTCAATGGCAGGGCGAATGGGATGTGGCCATTGCCTTGTTGACTCCTTTTGACCAGGCTCCCGAAATGGTGGCTTTTTCCCGGCCTTATGGCTACATGCCCATGGGCGTGCTCATTCCGGCCAATGAAAATACTATCCAAACCTTTAACGATTTAGCAAACAAAAAGGTGATTGTATTGGAATACAGCGCCTACCAACAGCTTTTAGCACCTGCCGGCCAAACGCTGACCGTAGCCGGGCAACCGCTTTTGCCCCAAATCCCGCCCAATATTCAACCGATTCCCGTGAGCAATTTGCTCAAAGCCATCCATCAACTAAGTGAAGCCAATAGCCAGCCACAGGCCCAGATGGATGCTATTTTGGGGCCTACGCCAATTTTACAAGAGGCCGTCAAAAGCGGACTGGCGGTAAAAATGGCACCCCAGGCCCAACATATTGGCTTCCGGCCGTTGGCCATTGCCGTTGTGCCTCAAGATGGGCTAAAAACAGAACGACTCCTCGCCGAGATTGATAAAATTCTGGCCCGCTTACAGCGACAGGGAATCCTGTCGGAAATCTATCTGCGTTGGTATGAGCAAGATTTAAGCCATCTTCCAACCTCATCACCCTGA
- a CDS encoding ABC transporter substrate-binding protein produces the protein MRKKFSWLILVAMILTLLPVGVTAAPPQQDGGTAYTIQADDWLSKLADKEYGDPLAYPAIVYYTNLKAAADDSFNEIDNPDLVEVGWVIYLPSNDEATAFLTDTGSVAGGTFIFGRGGDSVQLDPAIVTDGESFRVTGQCLEPLYQYEPGSTKPIPALATKCTANENSTEWTCALRQGVKFHDGTPFNADAVLFNFDRWKFTDNPYHFASQVFEYYEYMWFGFDDDSIISSVEKVDDYTVKFVLKEPLAPFLANLAMDIFAISSPAAIEKYGENYGLPEAGCVGTGPFKFVEWVEGDHITVAANKDYWGGPPTIDEIVFRVIPDDSARFLALKSGDIHGLEQATAEDIAAAEADPNLYVKARPALNTAYLAFHYKIKELQDPNVRKAIAHAINRQGLTKNFFGAYGEVATNFLPPLVWGHNEAIPGWTYDPELSKKLLADAGYPDGLSEVTIAEDIMDAEGNVVYKAGDKMPLKLYYLPITRFYHPSPKEIGEAQAADLTRAGINVQLELAGDWPTYLGLRRNGLLVGLYQLGWGGDNGDPDNFLNYFFGGLSSADAVKEPDPREGFYANQEVARLLYQAAINPDQAERQAIYEKVEQLLYDDTARLWMAHNNTPLLFSKKISGYVPQPVGADYFEGVVIAK, from the coding sequence ATGCGTAAAAAATTTAGTTGGTTAATTTTAGTGGCCATGATTTTGACCCTCTTGCCGGTAGGCGTAACTGCCGCGCCGCCCCAGCAAGACGGGGGCACCGCCTACACCATTCAAGCCGACGACTGGCTATCAAAGCTGGCCGACAAAGAATATGGCGACCCGCTGGCCTACCCGGCCATTGTCTATTACACCAATTTGAAGGCTGCGGCAGATGACTCCTTCAACGAGATTGATAATCCGGATCTGGTTGAGGTGGGCTGGGTCATTTATCTGCCCAGCAATGACGAGGCAACGGCCTTCTTGACCGATACCGGCTCGGTTGCCGGCGGCACCTTCATCTTTGGCCGCGGCGGCGACTCGGTCCAGCTCGATCCCGCCATTGTCACCGACGGCGAAAGCTTCCGCGTTACCGGCCAATGTCTGGAACCGCTCTATCAATACGAACCCGGCTCCACCAAGCCGATTCCGGCGCTGGCGACCAAGTGTACCGCCAACGAGAACAGCACCGAGTGGACCTGCGCGCTACGCCAGGGCGTCAAATTCCACGACGGCACCCCCTTTAACGCCGACGCCGTCCTCTTTAACTTTGACCGCTGGAAATTTACCGACAACCCTTACCACTTTGCCAGCCAGGTATTCGAATATTACGAGTACATGTGGTTTGGCTTTGACGACGACAGCATCATCTCCAGCGTCGAAAAGGTGGATGACTATACGGTCAAGTTCGTTTTGAAAGAGCCTCTGGCCCCGTTCCTGGCCAACCTGGCCATGGACATATTTGCCATTTCCAGCCCGGCCGCCATCGAAAAGTATGGCGAGAATTATGGCCTGCCCGAGGCCGGCTGTGTGGGCACCGGGCCGTTCAAATTTGTGGAATGGGTTGAAGGCGACCACATCACGGTGGCGGCCAACAAAGACTATTGGGGTGGTCCACCCACCATTGACGAAATTGTGTTCCGGGTTATCCCCGACGACTCGGCCCGGTTCCTGGCCCTGAAATCGGGCGACATCCACGGGCTGGAGCAAGCCACGGCTGAAGACATTGCCGCGGCTGAGGCCGACCCCAACCTGTACGTCAAGGCCCGCCCCGCCCTCAATACCGCTTATCTGGCGTTCCATTACAAAATTAAGGAACTCCAGGACCCCAACGTTCGCAAGGCGATTGCCCATGCCATCAACCGCCAGGGCCTGACTAAAAACTTCTTCGGAGCGTATGGCGAGGTAGCCACCAATTTCTTGCCGCCGCTGGTTTGGGGTCACAACGAGGCCATTCCGGGTTGGACCTACGATCCAGAGCTATCCAAAAAATTACTGGCCGACGCCGGTTATCCCGATGGCTTGAGCGAAGTAACCATCGCCGAGGATATTATGGATGCGGAGGGCAACGTAGTCTATAAAGCGGGCGACAAGATGCCGCTAAAATTGTACTATTTGCCCATAACCCGCTTCTACCATCCCAGCCCCAAGGAAATCGGGGAGGCCCAGGCCGCCGACCTGACCAGAGCGGGTATCAATGTGCAGTTAGAACTGGCCGGCGACTGGCCCACCTATCTGGGCCTGCGGCGCAATGGCCTGCTCGTTGGACTGTACCAACTCGGCTGGGGCGGCGATAACGGCGACCCCGACAACTTCCTCAACTACTTCTTTGGCGGTTTGAGCTCCGCAGACGCCGTAAAAGAGCCTGACCCGCGCGAAGGCTTCTACGCCAACCAGGAAGTAGCCAGGCTGCTCTACCAGGCTGCGATCAACCCGGACCAAGCTGAACGCCAGGCAATCTACGAAAAAGTGGAACAACTACTGTACGATGACACCGCCCGGTTGTGGATGGCACACAATAACACGCCGCTTCTCTTCTCCAAGAAGATCAGCGGCTACGTGCCCCAACCCGTTGGCGCAGATTACTTTGAAGGCGTAGTCATTGCCAAGTAG
- a CDS encoding ABC transporter permease produces the protein MTRYLLQRLISLIPTLLGVTVVIFLLLRLIPGDPAVAMLGEHAAQENVERIRAQFGLNRPLFLDPAALENNDFAGFFDSQYLRFLYRLGQGDLGNSIHRRIPIADELKQRFPATVELSLFAMALAVAIGIPAGIVSAARRNSIWDGISMVGSLIGVSMPIFWLGLMLIMLFAVLLNWFPIGGRLDHDTKLTVITNFFLIDSLITANLPALWDTLKHLIMPAIALATIPMAIIARMTRSSMLEVLHADYIRTAHAKGLSERAVLIQHALKNAFLPVITIIGLQTGILLAGAILTETIFAWPGIGKWVYDAILGRDYPVVQGGTFLIALVFVLVNLLVDLSYAYLDPRIHYD, from the coding sequence TTGACCCGATACCTCTTGCAACGGCTGATTTCATTGATACCCACCTTATTAGGTGTTACCGTGGTCATATTTTTATTGCTGCGCCTCATTCCCGGCGACCCGGCGGTGGCGATGTTGGGCGAGCATGCCGCCCAAGAGAACGTAGAGCGAATCCGCGCGCAGTTTGGCCTTAACCGACCCTTGTTTCTGGACCCGGCAGCCCTGGAAAACAATGACTTTGCGGGTTTTTTTGACAGCCAATATCTACGTTTTTTATATCGCCTAGGACAGGGAGATTTAGGCAATTCAATCCATCGCCGCATCCCTATAGCCGACGAACTGAAACAACGCTTTCCGGCCACGGTTGAGTTGTCGTTATTTGCCATGGCCCTGGCGGTGGCTATCGGCATCCCTGCCGGGATTGTCTCGGCGGCCCGGCGTAACTCTATCTGGGACGGGATCAGTATGGTTGGCTCGCTCATTGGCGTTTCAATGCCCATTTTTTGGCTGGGCCTGATGTTAATCATGCTCTTTGCCGTTCTGCTGAATTGGTTTCCCATCGGCGGTCGCCTGGACCATGATACAAAACTGACCGTAATTACTAATTTCTTCCTTATAGACAGCCTGATCACGGCCAACCTGCCGGCCTTGTGGGATACCTTAAAACACCTGATCATGCCGGCCATCGCCCTGGCTACCATTCCTATGGCCATCATCGCCCGGATGACTCGCTCCAGCATGCTGGAGGTGCTGCACGCCGACTATATCCGCACCGCTCACGCCAAAGGCCTGAGCGAACGAGCTGTTCTGATCCAGCATGCCCTAAAAAACGCCTTCCTGCCGGTCATCACCATCATCGGCCTGCAAACCGGCATTTTGCTGGCCGGGGCCATTTTAACAGAAACAATTTTTGCCTGGCCCGGCATTGGCAAATGGGTTTATGATGCCATCCTGGGGCGCGACTATCCCGTGGTCCAGGGCGGCACGTTCCTGATTGCCCTTGTTTTTGTGCTGGTCAACCTGCTGGTGGATCTATCCTACGCTTACCTGGATCCGCGGATTCATTACGATTGA
- a CDS encoding ABC transporter permease — protein sequence MELTSQEISLTAASMRKHRSLWGDAWRRLISSNTARLGMAIVVFFILSAALTHFFWEYDPKTDLDYSLKLKAPNLSPTGEIPSIHPFGTDKLGRDIFRRVAHGGWNSLRVGLVAVGISLSIGSLLGLLAGFYESMPVGPAGRIILFGGIGLCLGSVSAWIAGQWFQAVLFCLLGVGAGFWDNLLAGNQTARVALFGGIGLVFGGLPALTVALATAVVCGILGLLIGGLVALPLGGPLISAIIMRLMDIILAFPGILLAIAIVAMLGPGLEKGMIAIGVVAIPVFARLARSTVLSVVREEYVSAALAVGVGQGRILFRHITPNILSPLIVQATMGLAGAILSAAALGFLGLGAIPPEPEWGAMLGDSYRYLTTGAWWAVLFPGLAIMLSVLGFNLLGDGLRDALDPRLRV from the coding sequence ATGGAACTAACATCCCAAGAGATTAGCCTGACCGCCGCCTCTATGCGCAAGCATCGCTCGCTGTGGGGAGACGCCTGGCGACGCCTGATCTCCAGCAACACGGCCCGCCTGGGCATGGCCATTGTAGTTTTTTTTATTCTATCTGCGGCGCTGACTCACTTTTTTTGGGAATATGACCCCAAGACAGACCTTGATTATTCCTTAAAATTAAAAGCGCCCAACCTGAGTCCCACCGGGGAAATTCCCTCAATTCACCCCTTTGGCACCGACAAATTGGGGCGCGACATCTTCCGCCGCGTGGCTCACGGCGGGTGGAACTCGCTGCGGGTGGGCCTGGTGGCGGTGGGCATCTCTTTGTCAATTGGCAGCCTGCTTGGCCTGCTGGCCGGATTCTACGAAAGTATGCCGGTAGGACCGGCAGGACGCATTATTCTTTTTGGGGGGATAGGCCTGTGCCTGGGCAGCGTGTCGGCCTGGATTGCCGGGCAATGGTTTCAGGCTGTTTTATTTTGCCTATTGGGAGTTGGCGCCGGCTTTTGGGATAATCTTCTGGCCGGCAACCAAACGGCGCGGGTGGCTCTTTTTGGGGGGATAGGACTCGTATTCGGCGGCTTGCCGGCCCTGACGGTTGCTTTGGCTACGGCCGTTGTCTGCGGAATTCTGGGGCTGCTCATTGGCGGCCTGGTGGCCTTGCCCTTGGGGGGGCCGCTTATTTCGGCCATCATTATGCGCCTCATGGACATTATCCTGGCTTTTCCTGGCATTTTGCTGGCCATTGCGATTGTGGCCATGCTTGGGCCGGGCCTGGAAAAAGGGATGATTGCCATTGGCGTGGTGGCCATTCCGGTGTTTGCCCGGCTGGCCCGCTCTACCGTGTTGAGCGTGGTCCGCGAGGAATACGTTTCGGCGGCGCTGGCCGTGGGCGTGGGCCAGGGCCGGATTCTCTTTCGTCACATTACCCCCAATATCCTATCGCCGCTCATTGTCCAGGCCACTATGGGGTTGGCCGGGGCCATTCTTTCGGCGGCGGCCCTGGGTTTTTTGGGATTGGGCGCTATTCCGCCGGAGCCGGAATGGGGGGCCATGCTCGGCGACAGTTATCGCTACTTGACCACCGGGGCCTGGTGGGCCGTTTTGTTCCCCGGCCTGGCCATTATGCTCAGCGTATTGGGCTTCAACCTGCTGGGCGATGGTTTGCGCGATGCGCTCGACCCGCGCCTGCGGGTATAA